In Paenibacillus sp. BIC5C1, a genomic segment contains:
- a CDS encoding GNAT family N-acetyltransferase: protein MREINYSNYFWQDDKVRLRALREEDWEDHYYNRFDSPARRLLECAVELPPTNADAKKFTEAFSEFSLDRGRIMFTIENMDGENVGGVNLNSIDERNGTFSIGIQIDRDHRGKGYGTRAIRILLKYAFFERRLNKFNDYVLEGNEPSAAMMRKLGCVQEGVRRQVIYTDGKYQDLILFGLTKDEFIDKEGLV, encoded by the coding sequence ATGAGAGAGATTAACTATAGCAATTATTTTTGGCAGGATGATAAGGTCAGATTACGTGCTTTGCGTGAGGAAGATTGGGAGGATCATTATTATAACCGGTTTGATTCACCCGCTCGTCGTTTACTGGAATGTGCAGTAGAACTGCCACCTACGAATGCTGATGCGAAGAAATTTACGGAAGCCTTCTCCGAGTTCTCTTTAGACAGAGGACGAATCATGTTCACGATTGAGAATATGGATGGTGAGAATGTTGGGGGAGTGAACCTGAACAGCATTGATGAGCGGAATGGTACCTTTAGCATTGGAATTCAAATTGACAGGGACCATCGCGGAAAAGGATACGGGACGAGAGCCATTCGTATTTTGCTCAAATATGCCTTTTTCGAGCGCAGGCTTAATAAATTCAATGATTATGTTCTGGAAGGCAATGAACCTTCTGCAGCCATGATGAGAAAGCTTGGATGTGTGCAGGAGGGCGTGCGTCGTCAGGTGATTTATACCGATGGGAAATATCAGGATCTGATCCTGTTCGGATTAACCAAAGACGAGTTTATTGATAAGGAAGGACTCGTGTGA
- a CDS encoding GNAT family N-acetyltransferase — MKQTNQSDELIIDCKDIYLREYRLEDLEKLQEITWQPEVYEFLPGWNAAVEERVLWLTQYEIPENRNFKQAVLAGGDIGDLCLRLAIVLKENDEFIGWCCSGIKDELPAPNREIMYGISKHFRNRGYTTQAVKGITQYLFENTNVEVLNAIALLTNQASNKVIQKCNFEYLNMIEIENEPYNHYQLLKHQQ, encoded by the coding sequence ATGAAACAAACCAACCAAAGTGATGAATTAATCATTGATTGCAAAGATATATATTTGCGCGAGTATCGACTTGAGGATTTGGAGAAATTGCAGGAAATCACCTGGCAACCTGAGGTATACGAATTTTTGCCAGGATGGAATGCTGCGGTTGAAGAGAGAGTACTTTGGCTGACTCAATACGAAATCCCTGAGAATCGGAATTTTAAACAAGCTGTTTTGGCGGGAGGAGACATCGGAGACCTCTGTTTACGGTTGGCTATCGTGCTCAAAGAAAATGATGAGTTTATTGGATGGTGCTGTTCGGGGATCAAGGATGAACTGCCAGCGCCCAATCGGGAGATTATGTACGGCATTTCGAAACACTTCCGGAACCGTGGCTATACAACGCAGGCAGTAAAAGGAATAACACAGTATTTATTTGAAAATACAAACGTTGAAGTATTGAATGCCATTGCTTTATTAACGAATCAGGCATCCAACAAGGTAATACAGAAATGCAATTTTGAATATCTGAATATGATTGAAATCGAAAATGAACCGTACAACCATTACCAATTGTTGAAGCACCAACAATAA
- a CDS encoding HAD-IA family hydrolase, with protein sequence MLITNLSSSFWQELASYAGTPFPVLIEQLSGIRKDLWTGRMTEEQFWIWMQTQYPNMEKMYAYELLEKTTELLPAMHRLERWSKQAELHLLSNHCQEWIQPILPLIQPYCKSITISNQVGYCKPNTEIYELVQSHLAKDAPIIYVDDQAKNLKPAAELGWETLLADEQHQWIAEIDGWLADQ encoded by the coding sequence GTGCTGATCACCAATCTTTCCTCCTCATTCTGGCAGGAGCTTGCTAGCTATGCAGGTACTCCTTTTCCTGTATTAATCGAGCAATTAAGTGGTATACGCAAGGACTTGTGGACAGGAAGGATGACAGAGGAACAGTTCTGGATCTGGATGCAAACACAATATCCCAATATGGAAAAGATGTATGCATATGAATTACTTGAAAAAACAACAGAGTTGCTACCTGCCATGCATCGTCTTGAACGATGGAGCAAGCAGGCAGAACTTCATCTCTTGAGCAATCATTGTCAAGAATGGATTCAACCGATTTTGCCGTTGATCCAACCATATTGCAAGAGCATAACGATATCCAATCAGGTGGGATATTGCAAGCCAAATACAGAAATATATGAACTTGTACAATCTCATTTAGCCAAGGATGCACCTATTATATATGTGGATGATCAGGCTAAAAATTTGAAGCCTGCTGCTGAGCTGGGATGGGAAACATTACTTGCGGATGAACAGCATCAATGGATTGCTGAAATTGACGGATGGCTCGCAGACCAATGA
- a CDS encoding sensor histidine kinase, with protein sequence MVSLLKKDKHLWTWLHQWISPRSLRSQLLARSLFIMAALLLLIGILQFWIMESFLYRNQAKTMEEQLMSMPPVWLGSSSRSGATSNPFGGQSGSDPRGSGNRFLYIPDRSLALFDNQSGFEDIFGEDGLTAPRLTSVEYQNITDRINDKQHVPYRIVTDNQGNEQLIVFSSPGPRNRGLPMVQMGTATKPLKDLIVKQLLIFLMLSLLAMVAGLVLYAKALRRTLIPLSSMVDTVQRIDAGSLAERLPSVQGQQEVDQLALSFNGMLERLEDSFEAERESKEQMQRFLSDASHELRTPLTSIHGFIEVLKRGAASNSEQLYSALNSMYGESMRINKLVEDLLMLTKLDQAPQQEQEVIQLDSLLLEMQPQLIMMAQERQVHLDLTAEVHVMADAHKLKQVVLNLFHNAVQHTDSDRGAISMTLYAAQHKAELTVKDNGSGIEPEHLPHIFERFYRTSSSRSRKQGGAGLGLAITLSIVESYGGKITVRSQIGAGTEFTILLPLVKSES encoded by the coding sequence ATGGTCTCTTTATTAAAGAAGGACAAACATCTTTGGACATGGCTGCATCAATGGATATCGCCACGTTCGCTTCGCTCTCAATTACTCGCACGCTCCCTGTTCATTATGGCAGCTCTGTTATTATTAATTGGCATTCTTCAATTCTGGATTATGGAAAGTTTTCTGTATCGCAACCAGGCGAAAACCATGGAAGAGCAGCTCATGTCCATGCCTCCTGTGTGGCTCGGATCGTCTTCACGAAGTGGTGCGACAAGCAATCCTTTTGGTGGGCAATCTGGATCAGATCCAAGAGGATCAGGCAATCGTTTCTTATACATTCCCGATCGTTCACTCGCCTTATTCGATAATCAAAGTGGCTTCGAGGATATTTTTGGTGAAGACGGTCTGACCGCTCCTCGCTTGACATCCGTTGAATATCAGAACATCACAGATCGGATCAACGATAAACAACATGTTCCGTACCGGATTGTAACGGATAATCAAGGCAATGAGCAGTTAATCGTCTTCTCTTCGCCTGGACCACGTAATCGCGGCTTACCCATGGTGCAGATGGGCACTGCTACGAAACCGCTAAAAGACCTGATCGTAAAACAGCTTCTGATCTTCTTGATGTTATCTCTGCTGGCTATGGTGGCCGGACTCGTTCTATACGCTAAAGCACTTCGCCGGACACTGATTCCCTTGTCCAGTATGGTAGATACTGTGCAACGAATTGATGCAGGCAGCCTGGCCGAACGACTTCCTTCTGTCCAGGGACAACAGGAAGTGGATCAGCTGGCGCTTTCATTTAACGGTATGCTTGAGAGACTTGAAGACTCGTTTGAAGCAGAGCGGGAATCGAAGGAGCAGATGCAGCGTTTTTTGTCCGATGCTTCCCATGAATTGCGTACCCCTCTTACCTCCATTCACGGATTCATTGAGGTGCTCAAACGCGGCGCAGCCTCCAACAGCGAGCAATTATATAGTGCTTTGAACAGCATGTATGGTGAATCGATGCGGATTAACAAACTTGTAGAGGATCTGCTGATGCTGACCAAGCTGGATCAGGCGCCTCAGCAGGAGCAGGAAGTCATTCAACTCGACAGTCTGCTGCTCGAAATGCAGCCACAGCTGATCATGATGGCTCAGGAAAGACAGGTTCATCTCGACCTGACCGCTGAAGTTCATGTAATGGCCGATGCTCACAAATTGAAACAGGTTGTACTTAATCTGTTCCACAATGCAGTACAGCACACCGATTCAGATCGGGGAGCCATCAGCATGACGTTATATGCCGCTCAGCATAAAGCCGAGTTAACTGTCAAAGATAACGGCTCCGGGATTGAACCGGAACATCTCCCTCATATCTTTGAACGCTTCTATCGCACAAGCTCTTCCCGTTCAAGAAAACAAGGGGGCGCGGGTCTAGGCCTTGCCATTACACTTTCGATTGTGGAATCGTATGGCGGGAAAATTACAGTACGCAGCCAAATAGGTGCAGGAACGGAATTTACGATTTTGCTGCCATTGGTCAAGAGTGAATCCTAA
- a CDS encoding response regulator transcription factor, translated as MKLSTGIKILLADDEPHILQFLELGLSNEGFDVRTAPDGAAALELALDFRPHMAILDVMMPEMDGFEVVERLRKSGAQVGVIMLTAKDEVENRVKGLWLGADDYMIKPFAFDELLARIQARLRNQFPLLIGAVTHGPFRIDDQRKEITYHDQILELSPTEYELLKFIVLNHGIVLSKATILNRVWGYDFGGEENIVEVYVRSLRDKLGDKEHKLIRTLRGVGYRVDL; from the coding sequence ATGAAGCTAAGTACTGGCATTAAAATACTATTGGCCGATGATGAACCACATATTTTGCAATTTCTGGAGCTTGGACTAAGCAACGAAGGCTTTGATGTACGTACAGCCCCGGATGGAGCTGCTGCGCTTGAATTGGCACTCGACTTTCGTCCACATATGGCCATTCTGGATGTCATGATGCCCGAGATGGATGGGTTTGAAGTTGTTGAGCGTCTGCGCAAGAGCGGAGCTCAGGTCGGAGTGATCATGCTGACAGCCAAAGATGAAGTTGAAAATCGGGTAAAAGGCCTATGGCTTGGTGCTGACGATTATATGATTAAGCCTTTTGCGTTCGATGAACTGCTTGCACGGATTCAGGCAAGGCTTCGAAATCAGTTTCCTTTATTAATAGGGGCAGTGACTCATGGTCCATTCCGAATTGATGATCAACGCAAAGAGATTACCTATCACGATCAGATTCTGGAGTTATCTCCAACCGAATATGAACTATTAAAATTCATCGTGCTCAATCATGGTATTGTCCTGAGTAAAGCGACCATTCTGAACCGCGTGTGGGGATACGATTTTGGTGGAGAAGAGAATATTGTGGAGGTGTACGTCCGCTCCTTGCGTGACAAACTGGGGGATAAAGAGCATAAACTCATTCGTACACTTCGAGGTGTCGGATACAGGGTGGATCTCTGA
- a CDS encoding glycosyltransferase family 39 protein, with translation MNNAKRRIDLVLLPIVLLAAFLNGYGIWNDQYANSYYTTAVGSMLRNFHNFFYASLDSAGSVTVDKPPVVFWIQTAFAYVFGLHGWSVILPQALAGIGSVLLIYFMVKPTFGLAAARISALAMATVPVVAAVSRTNNIDSMLVFTLLLGSWFLFKGSKQGSTWRILVAFALIGLAFNMKMLQAYMILPAFYLFYLLAFNAKWRRKIILLIGSTAVLAVVSLSWAVTVDSIPTDERPYIGSSETNSVLELAFGYNGLSRLTGQQNRSANAGMPNASDEGKARGNAASQTSASGQSGSGSAPTGNAPGNGEMGGMNGMTFPGGQMPNGGEMPNGRNFGGGNGGGGMGGMFGTGEKGPLRLFQTELSGQASWFLPIVLLGCIAIFAGLRRRNITDKHKEALFWLAWLLPVAAFFSVAGFFHQYYLIMLAPPVAALTGAGFAAMWSAYRERNGWQAWLLPLSVLLTTIFGWYIMQVYNETIGAGWSIGELIAGILITVILIVMLNRSHPWKQGLIIAGFMVMLIGPTYWAFTPITYGGNSMIPAAGPTGSNGMFGGMGMAMGDRQGDRNGGGMGMAQPNTSNDTDTDQAFPSSDEADPNNAGMGTIPNSGGNMNGGGGMPTTGGRGGAGNRNEEVDTTTLNYLREHNTGETYLFATTDYNQAAPYIIDENEAVITLGGFSGSDPVYSTEKLEQLVKSGQVKYFMVGGMGGRGGSSDIGDWIKEHGTEIPTSEWKTGTDSGSGFGGQTTLYEVKL, from the coding sequence TTGAATAACGCCAAACGAAGGATTGACCTTGTCCTTCTGCCGATTGTTTTACTGGCGGCATTTCTGAACGGGTATGGCATCTGGAACGACCAATATGCCAATTCCTATTATACGACCGCCGTCGGGAGCATGCTGAGGAATTTCCATAACTTTTTCTATGCATCGCTCGACTCGGCTGGTTCGGTAACCGTAGACAAACCACCGGTTGTCTTCTGGATTCAAACCGCTTTTGCTTACGTTTTTGGATTGCATGGATGGAGTGTTATTTTACCGCAAGCGTTAGCGGGGATCGGTTCGGTGCTGCTGATATATTTCATGGTCAAGCCTACATTTGGTCTTGCCGCGGCGCGAATCTCGGCACTTGCGATGGCGACTGTTCCTGTCGTGGCAGCGGTCAGCCGTACCAACAATATTGATAGCATGCTGGTATTCACGTTGCTGCTGGGTTCATGGTTTTTGTTCAAGGGAAGCAAGCAAGGCAGTACGTGGCGTATTCTGGTTGCCTTTGCACTCATCGGACTTGCTTTTAATATGAAAATGCTGCAAGCCTACATGATTCTTCCGGCTTTCTACTTGTTCTATCTGCTTGCATTCAACGCAAAGTGGAGAAGAAAAATCATTCTGCTGATCGGAAGTACGGCGGTGCTGGCAGTTGTTTCCTTATCCTGGGCAGTCACCGTGGATTCTATACCGACAGATGAACGGCCTTATATCGGCAGCAGTGAAACCAATTCGGTGCTGGAGCTGGCTTTTGGATATAACGGCTTATCCCGTCTCACGGGACAACAGAACAGATCAGCGAATGCAGGCATGCCAAACGCCTCTGATGAAGGCAAGGCCCGTGGCAACGCAGCTTCCCAGACCTCAGCATCCGGTCAATCGGGCAGCGGCTCGGCTCCAACAGGCAATGCACCGGGGAATGGTGAAATGGGTGGCATGAACGGAATGACTTTCCCAGGCGGTCAGATGCCAAACGGTGGCGAGATGCCTAATGGAAGAAATTTTGGAGGTGGTAATGGCGGCGGAGGCATGGGTGGCATGTTTGGTACCGGGGAGAAAGGTCCTCTGCGGTTATTCCAGACCGAACTGTCCGGTCAGGCCAGTTGGTTTTTGCCTATTGTATTACTTGGCTGCATCGCCATATTTGCCGGGTTAAGACGGAGAAATATAACCGATAAGCATAAGGAAGCCCTGTTCTGGCTGGCCTGGCTGCTTCCGGTAGCTGCATTCTTCAGTGTGGCTGGTTTCTTTCATCAATATTATCTGATTATGCTCGCACCTCCGGTAGCGGCATTAACCGGAGCAGGGTTTGCAGCCATGTGGTCGGCATATCGTGAACGCAATGGCTGGCAAGCCTGGCTGCTTCCGTTATCCGTACTGCTTACGACCATCTTCGGCTGGTATATCATGCAGGTGTATAACGAAACTATCGGAGCAGGTTGGTCCATAGGTGAGTTAATTGCAGGCATTCTGATCACGGTTATCCTGATTGTGATGCTTAATCGTTCACATCCATGGAAACAGGGTTTGATTATCGCAGGCTTCATGGTCATGCTGATTGGACCAACCTATTGGGCATTTACCCCTATTACGTATGGAGGCAACAGCATGATTCCGGCGGCCGGGCCGACAGGTTCCAATGGGATGTTTGGCGGAATGGGCATGGCAATGGGAGATAGACAAGGTGATCGCAATGGTGGCGGAATGGGTATGGCTCAGCCGAATACATCAAATGACACCGACACCGATCAGGCTTTCCCATCGTCCGATGAAGCTGACCCTAACAATGCGGGCATGGGAACAATTCCGAATTCAGGCGGAAACATGAATGGCGGAGGAGGCATGCCGACGACAGGTGGCCGAGGTGGTGCGGGAAACCGCAACGAAGAAGTGGACACCACAACACTGAATTATCTGAGAGAGCATAACACAGGTGAAACCTATCTCTTTGCAACGACGGACTATAACCAGGCAGCTCCATATATCATCGATGAAAATGAAGCAGTCATTACGCTTGGCGGGTTCTCGGGTTCAGATCCGGTGTATAGCACGGAAAAATTGGAACAACTCGTGAAGAGTGGGCAAGTGAAATACTTCATGGTAGGTGGCATGGGCGGCCGAGGTGGCAGTTCTGATATCGGCGACTGGATCAAGGAGCATGGTACCGAAATTCCAACGTCAGAGTGGAAGACGGGTACGGACAGCGGTTCAGGTTTCGGCGGTCAAACCACTCTATATGAAGTGAAATTATAA
- a CDS encoding glycosyltransferase family 2 protein encodes MAQKCRYSIIIPMYNEEAVIEETYRRLKKVMGSTGESYELLFVNDGSVDQSAQMIRDYARWDESVKLIDFARNFGHQIAITAGMDYAAGDAVVIIDADLQDPPELILDMIAKWKEGYEVVYARRTRRSGETRFKKWSASMFYRVLRASTDTDIPVDTGDFRLIDRKVCDEMKRLPEKNRFVRGLVSWVGFRQTAIEYERDERLAGETKYPLKRMLKLSLDGITSFSYKPLKLAGYVGAILSIGGFIYMLSVIASAIFTDSTIKGWPSMVSIMLIFNGFILIMLGILGEYVGRIYDETKARPLYIVRDVYQMESQSSQSRLTGRVAHHD; translated from the coding sequence ATGGCTCAAAAGTGCCGTTACAGCATTATCATTCCGATGTATAACGAAGAAGCGGTGATTGAGGAGACCTATCGGCGTCTGAAAAAAGTCATGGGCAGTACAGGAGAGAGTTACGAACTTCTTTTTGTCAACGACGGTAGCGTGGACCAAAGTGCACAGATGATCCGTGACTACGCCCGTTGGGACGAAAGTGTGAAGCTGATAGATTTCGCACGCAACTTCGGTCACCAGATCGCAATTACGGCAGGGATGGATTATGCAGCAGGCGATGCCGTCGTCATTATTGATGCGGATCTTCAGGACCCTCCCGAGCTGATATTGGACATGATCGCCAAGTGGAAAGAGGGCTATGAGGTTGTCTATGCCCGTCGAACCCGACGAAGCGGTGAGACACGCTTCAAGAAATGGTCAGCAAGCATGTTCTACCGCGTACTGCGTGCGTCGACGGATACGGATATTCCAGTGGATACGGGGGATTTCCGACTGATTGATCGCAAGGTGTGTGATGAGATGAAACGTCTTCCGGAAAAAAATCGATTTGTTCGCGGACTGGTCAGTTGGGTGGGGTTCCGTCAGACGGCCATTGAGTATGAACGGGATGAGCGTTTGGCAGGGGAGACAAAATACCCGCTGAAACGCATGTTGAAGCTGAGTTTGGACGGCATTACCTCATTCTCATACAAACCGCTCAAGCTTGCAGGTTACGTAGGAGCTATTCTATCCATCGGCGGTTTCATCTATATGCTTAGTGTCATTGCTTCAGCGATATTCACAGATTCTACGATCAAAGGATGGCCTTCGATGGTCAGTATCATGCTGATATTTAACGGCTTTATATTGATCATGCTGGGCATTCTTGGCGAGTATGTCGGCCGAATCTATGATGAAACGAAGGCGCGCCCCCTCTATATCGTAAGAGATGTGTATCAGATGGAGAGTCAGTCAAGTCAGTCACGGTTAACGGGCAGAGTTGCTCATCATGACTAA
- a CDS encoding GtrA family protein, protein MTNRLVTIFKFGIVGVLNTAVDALVFTLLATAGAPALIAQVISYSCGVVNSYWWNGRWTFQDSGRQGKKNEIMRFVITNLVVLALSSLILYICNSILGWSVVMSKILATLSGMVINYIASRHWVFRAEPVQGSDPSSDANERSVS, encoded by the coding sequence ATGACTAACCGGTTGGTCACTATATTTAAGTTCGGCATTGTGGGTGTCCTGAATACGGCAGTGGATGCATTGGTATTCACGTTGCTCGCTACCGCAGGCGCACCTGCTCTAATTGCCCAGGTAATCTCGTATAGCTGTGGGGTCGTAAACAGTTACTGGTGGAACGGCAGATGGACCTTCCAGGATTCGGGAAGACAGGGCAAAAAAAACGAAATCATGCGTTTTGTAATTACCAATCTAGTGGTTCTTGCGTTATCTTCTCTGATTCTGTACATCTGCAACAGCATATTAGGTTGGAGCGTGGTAATGAGTAAAATACTGGCAACTCTCTCGGGCATGGTTATAAATTATATTGCGAGTCGGCATTGGGTGTTCCGGGCAGAGCCCGTTCAAGGATCTGACCCTTCATCTGATGCGAATGAAAGGAGTGTTTCATGA
- the galU gene encoding UTP--glucose-1-phosphate uridylyltransferase GalU yields the protein MRIKKAVIPAAGLGTRFLPATKAQPKEMLPIVDKPAIQYIVEEAVQSGIENIIIVTGRNKKSIEDHFDKSVELEHSLYAKGKQALLEEVQAISEMASIHFIRQKEPLGLGHAIGCARQFVGDDPFAVLLGDDIMVSDPPALAQMIHLYEKTGSQIVGVRQVQPADVSKYGIIDSQGAEDRVHRITNLVEKPSITEAPSRTAVMGRYILKPSIFPILDRIERGAGGEYQLTDALKEVSQVEELLALELEGRRYDIGDQFGYIQAILEIGLMRKELQPMLTPYLQKLATQWA from the coding sequence ATGAGAATTAAAAAAGCAGTCATTCCGGCAGCCGGGCTTGGCACCCGATTTTTGCCGGCAACCAAGGCACAACCGAAAGAAATGCTGCCAATAGTGGACAAACCGGCTATTCAATACATTGTGGAAGAAGCGGTACAATCTGGCATTGAAAATATCATCATCGTAACCGGACGGAATAAAAAATCGATTGAAGATCATTTTGACAAATCGGTTGAATTGGAACATTCCCTGTACGCCAAGGGCAAACAAGCGCTACTGGAAGAGGTGCAAGCGATCAGCGAAATGGCAAGTATTCATTTTATCCGGCAAAAAGAGCCGCTTGGATTGGGCCATGCGATTGGATGTGCTCGCCAGTTCGTGGGAGATGATCCGTTCGCCGTACTGCTTGGAGATGATATTATGGTGTCAGATCCACCAGCGCTCGCACAGATGATTCATTTATATGAAAAGACAGGCAGCCAGATTGTTGGCGTGCGGCAGGTGCAACCTGCTGACGTGAGTAAATACGGCATTATCGATTCACAAGGGGCAGAGGATCGGGTTCACCGAATCACCAATCTGGTAGAAAAACCTTCAATTACAGAAGCGCCCTCCCGAACAGCCGTGATGGGACGTTACATTCTGAAGCCTTCCATCTTTCCCATTCTGGATCGAATCGAGAGAGGTGCTGGAGGAGAATATCAGCTAACGGATGCGCTAAAAGAAGTAAGTCAGGTGGAAGAACTGCTGGCTCTTGAACTGGAAGGACGTCGCTACGATATTGGTGATCAGTTCGGATATATTCAGGCGATCCTGGAGATTGGACTGATGCGTAAGGAACTACAGCCCATGCTTACACCATATCTTCAGAAGCTCGCTACGCAGTGGGCGTAG
- a CDS encoding class I SAM-dependent methyltransferase — protein sequence MNESIIRDLIQYMDVEDNAAIQYIQTEHRLKLGHFWEIREGSRVLEIGCGQGDTTAVLAHLVGEHGYVHGVDIAPEDYGAPLTVGEAAAKLRKSPLGGRIRMDYEFDILSGQAQFAENEFDVIVLSHCSWYLKSFEELAEILKKVRTWGHQLCFAEWDTRVTDVSQLSHWLSVLIQSQVECYKENSFSNVRTLFTPEDIRELVSAAGWTIKEEASIHSPELQDGRWETEMTLAEAPVELQMLPIPDKVKTLLISELKLLRTHHVSGPGSPLGTYAIVAKKQ from the coding sequence ATGAATGAGTCTATCATCAGGGATCTTATTCAGTATATGGACGTGGAGGACAACGCGGCTATTCAATACATTCAGACCGAGCATCGGTTGAAACTGGGTCACTTTTGGGAAATCCGGGAAGGCAGCCGCGTTCTGGAAATTGGTTGTGGTCAGGGAGATACCACTGCCGTACTTGCACATCTGGTGGGGGAACACGGTTACGTTCATGGTGTAGACATTGCACCTGAGGATTATGGTGCACCACTGACCGTAGGGGAAGCGGCAGCCAAGCTGCGGAAATCTCCGCTGGGTGGCCGAATTCGAATGGATTATGAGTTTGACATCCTAAGTGGACAGGCTCAATTCGCTGAAAATGAGTTTGATGTGATTGTACTTTCCCATTGTTCATGGTACCTGAAATCGTTTGAAGAACTCGCGGAGATTCTTAAAAAGGTTAGGACGTGGGGACATCAGCTATGTTTCGCCGAATGGGACACACGAGTTACAGATGTGAGCCAGCTCTCACATTGGTTATCCGTTCTGATTCAGTCGCAGGTTGAATGCTATAAGGAGAACAGCTTCTCCAATGTGCGCACGCTCTTTACACCGGAGGATATCCGAGAGCTTGTCTCTGCGGCAGGCTGGACGATTAAGGAAGAGGCTTCGATCCATTCTCCCGAGCTGCAGGACGGTCGCTGGGAAACGGAAATGACACTGGCAGAAGCGCCAGTGGAACTGCAGATGCTTCCGATTCCGGACAAAGTAAAAACACTTCTAATTTCCGAACTGAAATTACTTAGAACACATCATGTTTCTGGGCCTGGGAGTCCACTGGGAACGTATGCAATTGTTGCCAAAAAGCAGTAA
- the asd gene encoding aspartate-semialdehyde dehydrogenase, translating into MSAKLKVGIVGGTGMVGQRFVDLLNGHPWFEVTAISASANSAGKTYEESVHGRWKLAVPIPEAVKNIVVQDASQVEAFASQVDFIFCAVDMKKNEIQALEEAYAKTGTPVVSNNSAHRWTADVPMVIPEINPGHLDVIEAQRKRLGTKTGFIAVKPNCSIQSYVPALHALREFNPTQVVASTYQAISGAGKNFTDWPEMLDNVIPYIGGEEEKSEQEPLRIWGSIQNNEIVKASSPLITTQCIRVPVTDGHLATVFVSFEKKPSKEEILDRWLQFKGRPQELGLPSAPKQFITYFEEENRPQTKLDRDIERGMGVSTGRLREDSLYDYKFVGLSHNTLRGAAGGAVLIAELLKAEGYIQPK; encoded by the coding sequence ATGTCAGCAAAATTGAAAGTCGGTATCGTCGGAGGAACGGGGATGGTGGGTCAACGATTTGTGGATCTGCTCAATGGACACCCATGGTTTGAAGTAACGGCTATTTCAGCAAGTGCCAACTCGGCAGGCAAAACATACGAAGAATCCGTACATGGCAGATGGAAACTCGCCGTTCCGATCCCGGAAGCAGTGAAAAACATCGTTGTGCAGGATGCTTCCCAAGTGGAAGCTTTTGCGAGCCAGGTTGATTTTATATTCTGTGCTGTAGATATGAAAAAGAATGAAATTCAAGCGCTCGAGGAGGCTTATGCCAAAACGGGAACTCCGGTTGTTTCCAACAACTCGGCTCACCGCTGGACAGCGGATGTACCTATGGTCATTCCTGAAATTAACCCGGGACATCTGGACGTGATTGAAGCTCAACGCAAACGTCTAGGAACGAAAACCGGATTCATTGCAGTTAAACCAAACTGCTCGATTCAGAGCTATGTACCTGCACTTCACGCGTTGCGCGAGTTCAACCCAACTCAAGTGGTGGCTTCCACTTATCAAGCAATCTCTGGAGCAGGCAAAAACTTTACCGACTGGCCGGAAATGCTGGATAACGTGATTCCATACATCGGTGGCGAGGAAGAAAAAAGTGAACAGGAGCCGCTGCGCATCTGGGGAAGCATTCAAAATAATGAGATTGTAAAAGCGTCCTCACCATTAATTACAACACAATGTATTCGTGTTCCAGTAACAGATGGTCACCTGGCGACAGTATTTGTATCCTTTGAGAAAAAACCATCCAAAGAAGAAATTCTGGATCGTTGGTTGCAATTCAAAGGTCGCCCGCAAGAACTGGGTCTGCCAAGCGCACCGAAACAGTTCATTACGTATTTTGAAGAAGAGAACAGACCACAAACGAAGCTGGATCGTGACATCGAGCGCGGCATGGGCGTTTCAACGGGCAGACTGCGCGAAGACTCCCTGTATGATTACAAGTTTGTAGGACTGTCTCACAACACGCTGCGCGGAGCAGCAGGTGGTGCAGTTCTGATCGCTGAATTGCTCAAAGCTGAAGGATATATTCAGCCGAAATAA